The proteins below come from a single Paraburkholderia flagellata genomic window:
- a CDS encoding IclR family transcriptional regulator: MRRRNESAASAPESSATAAREQRGIQSVEVGGRLLRALADARAPLGATDLAASGEIPSSQAHAYLVSLTRLGLIKRDALSGRYEPGPLALRLGLLHLAQQPALREAVPRAAALAQALNCSVALCIAGPQGPTIVRYEHASLPLHVNLHVGTVMSLRATATGRVFCAFLGPEALAAVWTTQTAQPVWRGTSHAASAASAPPESAPDAGFLASLDAIRARGYELAIDAPSPGVSSVCMPVLGPQRELSLLLTAIGASGALDVRADGAVVRALRDAAAEIAAAAFPSTPTCPE; this comes from the coding sequence ATGAGACGTCGCAACGAAAGCGCCGCGTCCGCGCCGGAAAGCAGCGCTACGGCTGCCCGCGAGCAGCGCGGCATTCAGAGCGTCGAGGTGGGCGGACGCCTGCTGCGCGCGCTCGCCGACGCGCGCGCGCCGCTTGGCGCCACCGATCTCGCGGCGAGCGGTGAGATTCCGTCGAGCCAGGCGCACGCCTATCTCGTGAGCCTCACGCGTCTTGGGCTGATCAAGCGCGACGCGCTGTCGGGGCGCTATGAGCCCGGCCCGCTCGCGCTGCGCCTCGGCCTGCTGCATCTCGCGCAGCAGCCAGCGCTGCGCGAGGCGGTGCCGCGCGCGGCAGCGCTCGCGCAGGCGCTCAATTGCAGCGTCGCGCTCTGTATCGCCGGGCCGCAGGGGCCGACCATCGTGCGCTACGAGCACGCGAGCCTGCCGCTGCACGTGAACCTGCACGTCGGTACCGTGATGTCGCTGCGTGCCACGGCCACGGGCCGCGTGTTCTGCGCGTTCCTCGGGCCTGAGGCGCTCGCAGCCGTATGGACCACGCAAACCGCGCAGCCGGTGTGGCGCGGCACCAGCCACGCGGCAAGTGCCGCCAGCGCGCCCCCGGAAAGCGCGCCGGACGCCGGCTTCCTCGCCTCGCTCGACGCCATTCGCGCGCGCGGCTACGAACTCGCCATCGACGCACCCAGCCCCGGCGTGAGCAGCGTGTGCATGCCCGTACTCGGGCCGCAACGCGAACTGAGTCTCTTGCTCACCGCTATTGGCGCGAGCGGCGCACTCGACGTGCGCGCGGACGGCGCGGTCGTGCGCGCGCTGCGCGACGCTGCCGCCGAAATCGCAGCCGCCGCTTTTCCATCGACACCAACATGCCCCGAGTAA
- a CDS encoding IclR family transcriptional regulator, which translates to MPRVSSKPPRDDNVDVTQAASADAAIHVTPEADKPQRGIQSLDVTGELLAALVAAGTPLPLRDLAAAAGMAPAKAFPHLVSLQKIGLLARDAAGRYEAGPLSLELGLIGLARLSPVREADAELVGLAAATAMSVALAVPGPLGPTVVRLEESALPLHVSLRPGTVMSLVNTSIGRVFAAWVDDDVRAALLAQDELRLAGAKPREGATPAYLARLAAIRAEGVDTALDKPIPGISTVTAPVFDHTGSVCLVLAVMGPTGSLDIAREGTAAQLLIAAAQRLSRRFGYMEGAAAAPL; encoded by the coding sequence ATGCCCCGAGTAAGCTCCAAGCCCCCGCGCGACGACAACGTCGATGTGACCCAAGCCGCGAGCGCAGACGCCGCGATCCACGTCACGCCCGAAGCCGACAAGCCGCAGCGCGGCATCCAGTCGCTCGATGTCACGGGCGAGCTGCTCGCCGCGCTCGTCGCGGCCGGCACGCCCTTGCCGTTGCGCGACCTGGCCGCCGCCGCCGGCATGGCGCCCGCCAAGGCCTTCCCGCACCTCGTGAGCCTGCAGAAGATCGGCCTGCTCGCGCGCGACGCGGCGGGCCGCTACGAAGCGGGGCCGCTCAGCCTCGAACTCGGCCTGATCGGCCTTGCGCGGCTCTCGCCGGTGCGCGAGGCCGATGCCGAACTGGTCGGCCTCGCCGCCGCCACCGCGATGAGCGTCGCGCTCGCGGTGCCGGGGCCGCTTGGCCCGACCGTCGTGCGCCTCGAAGAATCGGCGTTACCGCTGCACGTGAGCCTGCGCCCCGGCACGGTGATGTCGCTTGTGAACACGTCGATCGGACGCGTGTTCGCCGCATGGGTCGACGACGATGTGCGCGCAGCCCTCCTCGCCCAGGACGAACTGCGGCTCGCGGGCGCGAAGCCGCGCGAAGGCGCGACGCCCGCCTACCTCGCGCGGCTCGCCGCCATTCGCGCCGAAGGCGTGGATACGGCGCTCGACAAGCCCATTCCCGGCATCAGCACCGTGACCGCGCCCGTGTTCGACCACACGGGCAGCGTGTGCCTGGTGCTCGCGGTGATGGGACCTACGGGCAGCCTCGACATCGCGCGCGAAGGCACGGCGGCGCAACTGCTGATCGCCGCCGCGCAGCGCCTCTCGCGGCGCTTCGGCTACATGGAAGGCGCGGCGGCCGCGCCGCTGTGA
- a CDS encoding FAD-dependent oxidoreductase yields the protein MIDYQTLTFDYARCSEQTPDAAACVRPVVVVGAGPVGLATAIDLARQGVQVVLVDDDCTLSTGSRAICFSKRSLDIFDRLGCGERMVEKGVSWNVGKVFRKDELVYTFNLLPESGHHRPAFVNLQQYYVEGYLLERAQALPNLEIRWKNKVTGVAQHGTPGESDAHVALEIETPDGPYTLLARYVVAADGSRSPLRKLLGLDSHGRTFKDRFLIADVKMEADFPTERWFWFDPPFHPNQSVLLHRQPDNVWRIDFQLGWDADPVLEKTPERVIPRVRALLGPDVKFELEWVSIYTFSCLRMDSFRQGNVLFAGDSAHLVSPFGARGANSGFQDGENLAWKLAMVLENHAPDALLDTYASEREYAADENIRNSTRSTDFITPKSAVSRVFRDAVLTLARDHAFARQLVNSGRLSVPAVLRESTLNTPDEDTFGGKMEPGASCADAPVLNAAGNESWLLAHLGDQFAGLVFSRAGSAFDTATLDMLQALSHSPVPLKFVVMLEGDAAVPAGLPASTVVLRDVQGLAAQRYGAQDGAFYLIRPDQHVSARWRRADAARVESALKRALCVQGTA from the coding sequence ATGATCGACTATCAAACGCTGACCTTCGACTACGCGCGATGCAGCGAACAAACCCCGGACGCCGCCGCGTGCGTGCGTCCGGTCGTGGTGGTCGGCGCGGGGCCGGTGGGCCTGGCGACCGCCATCGATCTCGCGCGGCAAGGTGTGCAGGTGGTGCTCGTGGACGACGACTGCACGCTTTCCACGGGCTCGCGCGCCATCTGCTTTTCCAAGCGCTCGCTCGATATTTTCGACCGCCTCGGCTGCGGCGAGCGCATGGTCGAAAAGGGCGTGAGCTGGAACGTGGGCAAGGTGTTCCGCAAGGACGAACTCGTCTACACGTTCAACCTGCTGCCTGAAAGCGGTCACCATCGGCCGGCTTTCGTGAATCTTCAGCAGTACTACGTGGAAGGCTATCTGCTCGAACGTGCACAGGCGTTGCCCAACCTCGAAATCCGCTGGAAGAACAAGGTGACGGGCGTGGCTCAGCACGGCACGCCGGGCGAAAGCGATGCGCACGTCGCGCTCGAAATCGAAACACCCGACGGCCCGTACACGCTGCTCGCGCGCTACGTGGTGGCCGCCGACGGCTCGCGCAGCCCGCTGCGCAAGCTGCTCGGCCTCGACAGTCACGGGCGCACGTTCAAGGACCGCTTCCTCATCGCCGACGTGAAGATGGAAGCCGACTTTCCGACCGAGCGCTGGTTCTGGTTCGATCCGCCGTTTCATCCGAACCAGTCGGTGCTGCTGCATCGCCAGCCCGATAACGTGTGGCGCATCGACTTCCAGCTCGGCTGGGACGCCGACCCGGTGCTCGAGAAAACGCCCGAGCGCGTGATTCCGCGCGTGCGCGCGCTACTCGGCCCCGATGTGAAGTTCGAGCTGGAGTGGGTGAGCATCTACACGTTCTCGTGCCTGCGCATGGACAGCTTCCGCCAGGGCAACGTGCTGTTCGCAGGCGACTCGGCGCATCTGGTTTCGCCGTTCGGCGCGCGCGGCGCGAATAGCGGCTTTCAGGACGGCGAGAACCTCGCATGGAAGCTCGCCATGGTGCTGGAGAACCACGCACCCGACGCGCTGCTCGACACCTATGCGAGCGAGCGCGAATACGCGGCCGACGAAAACATCCGCAACTCGACGCGTTCGACCGACTTCATCACGCCGAAGAGCGCGGTGAGCCGCGTGTTCCGCGACGCCGTGCTCACGCTCGCTCGCGACCATGCATTTGCGCGGCAGTTGGTGAACAGCGGCCGGCTTTCCGTGCCGGCAGTGCTGCGCGAATCGACTTTGAACACGCCCGACGAAGATACGTTCGGCGGCAAGATGGAGCCGGGCGCATCGTGCGCGGACGCGCCGGTGCTAAACGCAGCGGGCAACGAGAGCTGGCTGCTTGCGCATCTGGGCGACCAGTTTGCGGGCCTCGTGTTCAGCCGCGCGGGCTCGGCATTCGATACCGCGACGCTCGACATGCTGCAGGCGCTCTCGCATTCACCGGTGCCGCTCAAGTTCGTGGTGATGCTCGAAGGCGATGCGGCCGTGCCCGCGGGTCTGCCTGCATCGACGGTGGTGTTGCGCGACGTGCAAGGACTGGCGGCGCAGCGATACGGCGCGCAGGATGGTGCGTTCTATCTGATTCGTCCTGACCAGCACGTGAGCGCACGCTGGCGGCGCGCCGACGCGGCGCGTGTGGAAAGCGCACTCAAGCGTGCGCTTTGCGTGCAAGGCACGGCATAG
- a CDS encoding MBL fold metallo-hydrolase translates to MAKAFASQADLEEKKVTFTQLSENAYAYTTEGDPNSGVIIGDDGVLIVDTTATPAMAQDLIAKIRTVTDKPIKYVVLSHYHAVRVLGASAYFKEGAQQVIASRGTYEMIVERGEADMKSEIERFPRLFAGVETVPGLTWPTLVFEKEITLFLGKLEVKIAHLGSGHTKGDTVVWLPEQKVLFSGDLVEYDAACYCGDAQLADWPATLEALRSLGAEKLVPGRGPALLNPAEVNKGLDYTKDFVTTLLAQGRAAVERKLDLKGAMSLTREAMDPKFGHVFIYEHCLPFDVTRAYDEASGITHPRIWTAQRDKEMWDALQD, encoded by the coding sequence ATGGCAAAGGCGTTCGCATCCCAGGCCGACCTCGAAGAAAAGAAGGTCACTTTCACGCAGCTCTCGGAAAACGCATACGCGTACACCACGGAAGGCGACCCCAACTCGGGCGTCATCATCGGCGACGACGGCGTGCTGATCGTCGACACCACGGCTACGCCCGCCATGGCGCAGGACCTCATCGCGAAGATCCGCACGGTGACGGACAAGCCCATCAAGTACGTCGTGCTCTCGCACTATCACGCGGTGCGCGTGCTGGGCGCTTCGGCTTACTTCAAGGAAGGCGCGCAGCAGGTGATCGCGAGCCGCGGCACGTACGAAATGATCGTCGAGCGCGGCGAAGCCGACATGAAGTCTGAAATCGAGCGCTTTCCGCGCCTGTTCGCGGGCGTCGAAACGGTGCCGGGCCTCACATGGCCCACGCTCGTGTTCGAGAAGGAAATCACGCTGTTCCTCGGCAAGCTCGAAGTGAAGATCGCGCACCTCGGCTCGGGTCACACGAAGGGCGACACCGTGGTGTGGCTGCCCGAGCAGAAGGTGCTGTTCTCGGGAGACCTCGTCGAATACGACGCTGCCTGCTATTGCGGCGACGCCCAGCTTGCCGACTGGCCCGCTACGCTCGAAGCGCTGCGCTCGCTTGGCGCCGAAAAGCTCGTGCCGGGCCGCGGCCCCGCGCTGCTCAACCCCGCCGAAGTGAACAAGGGTCTCGACTACACGAAGGACTTCGTGACCACGCTGCTCGCACAGGGCCGCGCCGCCGTGGAACGCAAGCTCGACCTGAAGGGCGCGATGTCGCTCACGCGCGAGGCGATGGACCCGAAGTTCGGCCATGTGTTCATCTACGAGCATTGCCTGCCGTTCGACGTGACCCGCGCGTATGACGAGGCGAGCGGCATTACGCATCCGCGCATCTGGACGGCGCAGCGCGACAAGGAGATGTGGGACGCGTTGCAGGATTGA
- a CDS encoding Lrp/AsnC family transcriptional regulator, protein MSPRERAPKALDNQDRKILSALQKNARLSNAELAEQVGMSTTACWNRTRQLEADGYIDGYVALVNQQKLGYADIVILEVTLDRHEDDALARFGAELAALPEVLEAYLVSGEYDYWIKVAVDGTAGYERFLREKLYRISSIRHSRSMFALRCMKDVPSMQV, encoded by the coding sequence ATGAGCCCTCGTGAACGTGCGCCCAAAGCGCTCGACAATCAGGACCGCAAGATCCTCAGCGCCCTGCAAAAAAACGCCCGACTATCGAATGCCGAACTGGCCGAGCAGGTGGGCATGTCCACGACCGCGTGCTGGAACCGCACGCGCCAGCTCGAAGCCGATGGCTATATCGACGGCTATGTCGCGCTCGTGAACCAGCAAAAGCTGGGCTACGCAGACATCGTGATTCTGGAAGTGACGCTCGACCGCCACGAAGACGACGCGCTCGCGCGCTTCGGCGCCGAACTCGCGGCGCTGCCAGAAGTGCTCGAGGCGTATCTCGTCTCCGGCGAGTACGACTACTGGATCAAGGTGGCGGTAGACGGCACCGCAGGCTACGAGCGTTTTCTGCGCGAGAAGCTCTATCGCATCTCGAGCATTCGCCACAGCCGGTCGATGTTCGCCTTGCGCTGCATGAAGGATGTGCCGTCGATGCAGGTGTGA
- a CDS encoding ABC transporter ATP-binding protein — protein MAAVQLNGIYKRYGDTQVVHGVDLDIEDGEFVVLVGPSGCGKTTVMRMIAGLEDISGGDLTIGGTRANALPPQQRNISMVFQSYALYPHLSVYDNIAFGPRIRKEREDGFKPRIEAAAKMLNLSGYLERLPRALSGGQRQRVAMGRAVVREPALFLFDEPLSNLDAKLRVQMRTEIKALHQRLRNTVVYVTHDQIEAMTMADRIVVMNAGRIEQIGRPLDLYDKPGNLFVASFLGSPSMNFAVGTVMSDARGTALVLEDGVRIPLPEGKAQAGARVTLGVRPEHIEAGGDVPFTVDVIEPTGAETHFYGKIGDTTWCVTTRARPDVTPGQRMTLGLPLAHLHLFDTESGKRLD, from the coding sequence ATGGCAGCGGTACAACTGAACGGCATCTACAAGCGCTATGGCGACACTCAGGTCGTGCACGGCGTCGATCTCGACATCGAAGACGGCGAATTCGTCGTGCTCGTCGGGCCCTCGGGTTGCGGCAAGACCACGGTGATGCGCATGATCGCCGGTCTCGAAGACATCTCCGGCGGCGACCTCACGATCGGCGGCACGCGCGCGAACGCGCTGCCGCCGCAGCAGCGCAACATCTCGATGGTGTTCCAGAGCTACGCGCTCTACCCGCATCTCTCGGTGTACGACAACATCGCGTTCGGTCCGCGCATTCGCAAGGAGCGCGAGGACGGGTTCAAGCCGCGCATCGAAGCCGCCGCGAAAATGCTCAACCTGTCGGGCTACCTGGAGCGCCTGCCGCGTGCGCTTTCCGGCGGCCAGCGCCAGCGCGTCGCCATGGGCCGCGCCGTGGTGCGCGAGCCCGCGCTCTTCCTCTTCGACGAGCCGCTTTCGAACCTCGACGCCAAGCTGCGCGTGCAGATGCGCACCGAGATCAAGGCGCTGCACCAGCGCCTGCGCAACACGGTGGTGTACGTCACGCACGACCAGATCGAGGCGATGACGATGGCCGACCGCATCGTCGTGATGAACGCGGGGCGTATCGAACAGATCGGCCGTCCGCTCGATCTTTACGACAAGCCGGGCAACCTTTTCGTGGCGAGCTTCCTCGGCTCGCCCTCGATGAACTTCGCCGTGGGCACGGTGATGAGCGACGCGCGTGGCACGGCGCTCGTGCTCGAAGACGGCGTGCGTATCCCGCTGCCGGAAGGCAAGGCGCAAGCGGGCGCACGCGTGACGCTCGGCGTGCGGCCCGAGCACATCGAGGCGGGCGGCGACGTGCCGTTCACCGTCGACGTGATCGAGCCGACTGGCGCGGAGACCCACTTCTACGGGAAAATAGGCGACACGACATGGTGCGTCACCACGCGCGCGCGCCCGGACGTCACGCCGGGCCAGCGCATGACGCTAGGTTTGCCTTTGGCGCACCTGCATCTGTTCGATACTGAAAGCGGCAAGCGGCTCGATTGA
- a CDS encoding MurR/RpiR family transcriptional regulator produces MPVSNLIHHIRNVAESLRPAERKVAEMVLADIDFAMRASITELALRADVSEPSVTRFCRAVGAHGLRDFKMRLAQSAAGNVPFALATELTGGEAGGAGWAGEVGTLLDKVTESVVQGVTHARASLDTAVFEAAVAALSSARRVYFFGVGAGSGLVAQDAALRLLRLDIAASAFTDAHLQRLYAALLEPGDVAFAISQSGRSVEVNESIQIAKERGATTIALTSAGSRLAWVVDIPLLLRVPAASDAHAPAVVRIAHLAVLDALALGVSLGLGPKALEKVRDAQARSDGAPDDAPAVGTPEDGR; encoded by the coding sequence TTGCCGGTCTCCAACCTGATCCATCACATCCGCAACGTCGCGGAGTCGCTGCGTCCCGCCGAGCGCAAGGTCGCGGAGATGGTGCTCGCCGACATCGACTTCGCCATGCGCGCGAGCATCACCGAACTCGCGTTGCGCGCGGACGTGTCCGAGCCATCCGTCACGCGTTTTTGCCGCGCGGTGGGTGCGCACGGCCTGCGCGACTTCAAGATGCGGCTCGCGCAGAGCGCGGCGGGCAACGTGCCCTTCGCGCTCGCCACGGAGTTGACGGGTGGCGAGGCGGGCGGCGCCGGGTGGGCCGGCGAGGTCGGCACCTTGCTCGACAAGGTGACGGAATCGGTCGTCCAGGGCGTGACGCATGCGCGCGCTTCGCTCGATACAGCCGTATTCGAGGCCGCGGTGGCGGCGCTCTCCAGCGCGCGGCGCGTGTACTTTTTCGGCGTGGGCGCGGGTTCGGGGCTCGTTGCGCAAGACGCGGCGCTGCGCCTGCTGCGGCTCGACATCGCCGCGAGCGCGTTCACGGATGCGCATTTGCAGCGCCTTTACGCGGCGCTGCTCGAACCGGGCGACGTGGCGTTCGCAATCTCGCAGTCGGGGCGCAGCGTCGAGGTCAACGAGAGCATTCAGATCGCCAAGGAGCGAGGTGCGACGACCATCGCGCTCACGAGCGCGGGTTCGCGGCTCGCGTGGGTGGTGGACATTCCGCTTTTGCTGCGCGTACCCGCCGCGAGCGATGCGCACGCGCCTGCCGTGGTGCGCATCGCGCATCTCGCGGTGCTCGATGCGCTCGCGCTGGGCGTGTCGCTCGGGCTCGGGCCCAAGGCGCTCGAAAAGGTGCGCGACGCCCAGGCGCGCAGCGATGGCGCGCCCGACGATGCTCCCGCAGTTGGCACGCCGGAAGACGGGCGTTGA
- a CDS encoding ABC transporter substrate-binding protein, with product MSFQARATTMLGKLAVALAFAGITAAAHADTVRVTVAHYSDATAPYFEKMAKQFEAANPGITIKIEDVNWDSLQQKLQTDISGGANADLAIIGTRWLLDFVKDDIAEPLDPYMDANFKGRFIGPFLAPGQINGKTYGLPIAASARALYYNKDMLASVGYPNGPKTWNDVIDASKKLKAKGIAGFGLQGKEIETDVYFYYALWTHGGEVVGKDGKAAFNSPAGVKAATLYKTMIDEGLTQPGVTGYSREDVQNLFKQGRVAMMISAPFLAKQLKKEAPNIKYGIDPIPVATTPATYAVTDSIMMFKNSKVKPSAWKFLDYLFTKEPRVQFTSTEGFLPTTKAEAGDPAFQDADTQAFIALLPHAKFAPTVTGWEDTAKAVTNGMQSVYLGKAKPADALNQAATEANKSLGK from the coding sequence ATGTCGTTTCAGGCACGTGCAACCACCATGCTCGGAAAGCTGGCCGTCGCGCTAGCGTTCGCCGGCATCACCGCCGCGGCGCACGCCGACACGGTCCGCGTGACCGTCGCCCACTACAGCGACGCCACCGCCCCGTACTTCGAGAAAATGGCCAAGCAGTTCGAGGCCGCCAACCCCGGCATCACGATCAAGATCGAAGACGTGAACTGGGACTCGCTGCAACAGAAGCTGCAAACGGACATCTCCGGCGGCGCCAACGCCGACCTCGCGATCATCGGCACGCGGTGGCTGCTCGACTTCGTGAAGGACGACATCGCCGAGCCGCTCGACCCGTACATGGACGCGAACTTCAAGGGCCGCTTCATCGGTCCGTTCCTCGCTCCGGGTCAGATCAACGGCAAGACCTACGGCCTGCCGATTGCCGCTTCGGCGCGCGCGCTGTACTACAACAAGGACATGCTCGCCTCGGTTGGCTATCCGAACGGCCCGAAGACCTGGAACGACGTGATCGACGCCTCGAAGAAGCTCAAGGCGAAGGGCATTGCGGGCTTCGGCCTGCAGGGCAAGGAAATCGAGACCGACGTGTACTTCTACTATGCGCTGTGGACCCACGGCGGCGAAGTGGTGGGCAAGGACGGCAAGGCGGCATTCAACTCGCCGGCTGGCGTGAAGGCCGCGACGCTCTACAAGACCATGATCGACGAAGGTCTTACGCAGCCGGGCGTGACGGGCTACAGCCGTGAAGACGTGCAGAACCTCTTCAAGCAGGGCCGCGTGGCGATGATGATCTCGGCGCCGTTCCTCGCCAAGCAACTGAAGAAGGAAGCACCGAACATCAAGTACGGCATCGATCCGATCCCGGTTGCGACGACGCCTGCAACGTACGCAGTGACCGACTCGATCATGATGTTCAAGAACTCCAAGGTAAAGCCAAGCGCCTGGAAGTTCCTGGACTACCTGTTCACGAAGGAACCGCGCGTGCAGTTCACGAGCACGGAAGGCTTCCTCCCGACCACGAAGGCTGAAGCGGGCGACCCGGCGTTCCAGGACGCAGATACGCAAGCCTTCATCGCGCTCCTGCCGCACGCAAAGTTCGCGCCGACCGTGACGGGCTGGGAAGACACCGCGAAGGCTGTGACCAATGGGATGCAGTCGGTCTACCTCGGCAAGGCCAAGCCTGCCGATGCGCTGAACCAGGCGGCCACCGAAGCGAACAAGTCGCTTGGCAAATAA
- a CDS encoding SDR family oxidoreductase, whose product MSRVVLVTGAGGGIGRALCKRFLEAGDTVLALDRDAALVQQLATEIGEAGAARLEPLAADVSDQAAVAEAVARGVAARGPVDVAVANAGGALGTTLAHTDAASWRRDIDLNLNGTYYTVEAVRASMIERRRGVLVLIGSVNGLSALGHPAYSAAKAGLVSYTKALAMELGPHGIRANIVCPGTVKTPAWRARVEQHPKIFEELSKWYPLGDVATPEDIADAVQFLASPQARVITGVALPVDAGLMAGNRLMANELTLDPF is encoded by the coding sequence ATGAGCCGGGTGGTACTGGTGACGGGTGCGGGCGGCGGCATAGGCCGCGCGCTGTGCAAACGGTTTCTGGAGGCGGGCGACACGGTGCTCGCGCTCGACCGCGACGCGGCGCTTGTACAACAACTCGCGACGGAAATCGGCGAAGCGGGCGCGGCGCGCCTCGAGCCGCTTGCCGCCGACGTGAGCGATCAGGCCGCCGTGGCCGAAGCCGTGGCGCGCGGCGTGGCGGCGCGCGGCCCGGTGGACGTGGCGGTGGCGAACGCGGGCGGCGCGCTCGGTACGACGCTCGCGCATACCGACGCCGCGAGCTGGCGGCGCGACATCGACCTGAACCTGAACGGGACCTACTACACGGTCGAAGCCGTACGCGCCTCGATGATCGAACGCCGGCGCGGCGTGCTCGTGCTGATTGGCTCGGTGAACGGCCTTTCGGCGCTCGGCCACCCCGCGTACAGCGCGGCGAAGGCGGGCCTCGTGAGCTACACGAAGGCGCTCGCCATGGAGCTGGGGCCGCACGGCATACGCGCGAACATCGTCTGTCCGGGCACGGTGAAAACGCCCGCGTGGCGCGCGCGTGTCGAGCAGCATCCGAAGATATTCGAAGAACTAAGCAAATGGTATCCGCTCGGCGACGTGGCCACGCCTGAGGATATCGCCGATGCCGTGCAGTTTCTCGCCTCGCCGCAAGCGCGCGTCATCACGGGCGTGGCGCTGCCCGTGGATGCGGGGCTCATGGCGGGCAACCGCCTCATGGCGAACGAACTGACGCTCGACCCGTTCTGA
- a CDS encoding cytochrome P450: MSTASTGQTLRQIADLPCPRGLPLLGNLLQLSPPRLHLILEQWAAELGAPYRFQVGGIPITIWTDTELIQQIMRERPHRFRRYQPIEAVFEEMGFNGLFSAEGVAWEPQRKLVMQALSIPNIKAFYPTLAEITQRLHARWQRAAERGETVEMTDDLKRYTVDVTSALAFGEDPRTLERDHGVIQEHLERILPGVMRRTNALFPYWRYVKLPSDRKLERSLAEVHRYVNAMMARARERMRDEPSETPRNLLEAMLAQQQAPGGDTSISDAQIRANVLTLLIAGEDTTADSIAWTLPYLAADTALQRHLGDEAQRALGNSTVCPDYTTLKDLDIFEAICIEATRLRPVASVHSFEPLEDVVVDNVALPKGTRMFFVARPAMLDAKNFADPQRYDPWRWMKRTERESDDGKAHDVRAYLQFGAGPRVCPGRHLATVEMRLALSMLMKSFTIELAIDPAKIQEVQAFTMVPDTMPVRLKRREGATFA, translated from the coding sequence ATGAGCACGGCATCGACCGGACAAACGTTGCGCCAGATCGCCGACCTGCCCTGCCCGCGCGGCCTGCCGCTGCTCGGCAATCTGCTGCAGCTTTCGCCGCCGCGTCTGCATTTGATCCTCGAACAGTGGGCCGCCGAACTCGGCGCGCCCTACCGCTTCCAGGTGGGCGGCATCCCCATCACGATCTGGACCGACACCGAACTGATCCAGCAGATCATGCGCGAGCGGCCGCATCGCTTCCGCCGCTATCAGCCGATCGAAGCCGTGTTCGAGGAGATGGGCTTCAACGGGCTTTTCTCCGCGGAAGGCGTAGCGTGGGAACCGCAGCGCAAGCTCGTCATGCAGGCGCTCTCGATACCCAATATCAAGGCGTTCTACCCCACGCTGGCCGAGATCACGCAGCGGCTTCACGCACGCTGGCAACGCGCGGCCGAGCGCGGCGAGACCGTCGAGATGACCGACGACCTCAAGCGCTACACGGTCGATGTGACGAGCGCGCTCGCGTTCGGCGAAGACCCGCGCACGCTGGAGCGCGACCACGGCGTGATTCAGGAGCATCTGGAGCGCATCCTGCCGGGCGTAATGAGGCGCACGAATGCGCTCTTTCCGTATTGGCGATATGTCAAGCTGCCGTCGGACCGCAAACTCGAGCGCTCACTCGCCGAAGTCCACCGCTACGTCAACGCGATGATGGCGCGCGCCCGCGAGCGCATGCGCGACGAGCCCTCGGAAACGCCGCGCAATCTGCTCGAAGCGATGCTCGCCCAGCAGCAGGCGCCGGGCGGCGACACGTCCATCAGCGACGCGCAGATCCGCGCGAATGTCCTCACGCTCCTGATCGCGGGCGAAGACACGACCGCCGATTCCATCGCGTGGACGCTGCCCTACCTCGCCGCGGATACGGCCTTGCAGCGGCATCTCGGCGACGAAGCGCAGCGCGCGCTCGGCAATTCGACGGTTTGTCCCGACTACACGACGTTGAAAGACCTCGATATTTTCGAGGCGATCTGTATCGAGGCGACGCGTTTGCGGCCGGTAGCGTCCGTGCATTCGTTCGAGCCGCTGGAAGATGTAGTCGTGGACAACGTGGCGTTGCCCAAGGGCACGCGCATGTTCTTCGTCGCGCGTCCCGCCATGCTGGATGCGAAAAATTTCGCCGATCCGCAGCGCTACGATCCGTGGCGCTGGATGAAGCGCACAGAACGCGAATCCGATGACGGAAAAGCCCATGACGTGCGCGCTTATCTACAGTTCGGCGCGGGGCCGCGCGTGTGTCCTGGCCGCCATCTCGCGACCGTGGAAATGCGCCTCGCGCTCTCGATGCTGATGAAGTCGTTCACGATCGAGCTGGCGATCGATCCCGCGAAGATTCAGGAAGTGCAGGCGTTCACGATGGTGCCGGACACGATGCCGGTGCGGCTCAAACGGCGCGAAGGCGCCACGTTTGCCTAA
- a CDS encoding DUF2783 domain-containing protein has protein sequence MLNTQPNLARPDDFYEALIDMHRDLDEAQSQSANAQLILLLANHIGDHETLIEALRFARAGVSAPASNGATGKLAA, from the coding sequence ATGCTGAACACCCAACCGAATCTGGCAAGACCGGACGACTTTTACGAAGCGCTGATCGACATGCATCGCGATCTCGACGAGGCGCAGAGTCAATCGGCCAACGCGCAACTCATTCTGCTGCTGGCGAATCACATAGGCGACCACGAAACGCTGATTGAAGCGCTTCGCTTCGCGCGCGCAGGCGTGAGCGCGCCGGCGAGCAACGGCGCGACAGGAAAACTTGCGGCGTAA